In Rana temporaria chromosome 3, aRanTem1.1, whole genome shotgun sequence, a single window of DNA contains:
- the DND1 gene encoding dead end protein homolog 1 isoform X2 — protein MKSSRAQTYMERADRSMMDNNMMNTDSEAWIHSLNKDNKASLLEWIEKCNINLVQVNGQRKCGGPPAGWVGEAPPLGTEIFINNLPQEIYEDKIIPLFQTAGTLYEFRLMMTFSGLNRGFGFARYTTVHHAELAVSMFNGYEILPGYKIGVCKSIEKCHLELDGLPCAVDKVFLTSVLNEVTVDLEKVSLFASPNMEMKNLTILKYSSHRAATMAKRILCSHLLFGCQIQVNWMKNSIKKKLYLRTLLKPHSSAPQMNLNVEPAPSGVECLRLICDQLGQGQPVYQIKFLSLGSCGWLRFWYQVVIPNYCEPFTGYAWLIGDKLIPTDKYEQAKEIVALRILAKLGYIDD, from the exons gcttGGATTCATTCTCTGAATAAAGACAATAAAGCTTCCCTTCTGGAGTGGATAGAAAAGTGTAATATTAATCTTGTACAGGTTAATGGTCAGAGGAAATGTGGCGGCCCTCCTGCAG GCTGGGTTGGAGAAGCTCCTCCACTTGGGACAGAAATTTTTATTAACAATCTCCCTCAAGAAATCTATGAAGATAAAATAATTCCACTTTTTCAGACTGCTGGAACATTGTATGAGTTTCGTCTTATGATGACTTTTAGTGGACTTAATCGAGGGTTTGGTTTTGCCCGTTATACCACCGTGCACCATGCAGAGCTAGCGGTTTCCATGTTTAATGGATATGAAATTCTACCTGGGTACAAGATTGGAGTCTGCAAAAGCATTGAAAAATGTCATCTGGAGCTGGATGGCCTGCCATGTGCCGTGGACAAAGTCTTCCTTACCAGTGTCCTGAATGAAGTGACTGTTGACCTGGAGAAAGTGTCTCTCTTCGCTAGCCCTAACATGGAGATGAAAAATCTTACAATCTTGAAATACAGTTCCCACCGAGCTGCCACCATGGCAAAAAGAATCCTGT GTTCTCATTTACTGTTTGGTTGCCAGATCCAGGTAAACTGGATGAAGAactcaataaagaaaaaactgtatTTAAGGACCCTTTTAAAGCCTCATTCCAGTGCTCCTCAAATGAACTTGAATGTGGAGCCTGCACCCAGTGGTGTGGAATGCCTTCGCCTCATCTGTGACCAACTCGGCCAAGGTCAGCCAGTTTACCAAATCAAGTTTCTCAGTCTTGGCTCATGTGGATGGTTGCGATTTTGGTATCAGGTAGTCATACCAAACTATTGTGAGCCGTTTACTGGATATGCCTGGTTGATTGGGGACAAACTCATTCCAACTGACAAGTATGAGCAAGCAAAAGAAATCGTGGCATTAAGGATCCTGGCAAAACTAG gGTACATCGATGACTAG
- the DND1 gene encoding dead end protein homolog 1 isoform X1, translating into MKSSRAQTYMERADRSMMDNNMMNTDSEAWIHSLNKDNKASLLEWIEKCNINLVQVNGQRKCGGPPAGWVGEAPPLGTEIFINNLPQEIYEDKIIPLFQTAGTLYEFRLMMTFSGLNRGFGFARYTTVHHAELAVSMFNGYEILPGYKIGVCKSIEKCHLELDGLPCAVDKVFLTSVLNEVTVDLEKVSLFASPNMEMKNLTILKYSSHRAATMAKRILCKGSHLLFGCQIQVNWMKNSIKKKLYLRTLLKPHSSAPQMNLNVEPAPSGVECLRLICDQLGQGQPVYQIKFLSLGSCGWLRFWYQVVIPNYCEPFTGYAWLIGDKLIPTDKYEQAKEIVALRILAKLGYIDD; encoded by the exons gcttGGATTCATTCTCTGAATAAAGACAATAAAGCTTCCCTTCTGGAGTGGATAGAAAAGTGTAATATTAATCTTGTACAGGTTAATGGTCAGAGGAAATGTGGCGGCCCTCCTGCAG GCTGGGTTGGAGAAGCTCCTCCACTTGGGACAGAAATTTTTATTAACAATCTCCCTCAAGAAATCTATGAAGATAAAATAATTCCACTTTTTCAGACTGCTGGAACATTGTATGAGTTTCGTCTTATGATGACTTTTAGTGGACTTAATCGAGGGTTTGGTTTTGCCCGTTATACCACCGTGCACCATGCAGAGCTAGCGGTTTCCATGTTTAATGGATATGAAATTCTACCTGGGTACAAGATTGGAGTCTGCAAAAGCATTGAAAAATGTCATCTGGAGCTGGATGGCCTGCCATGTGCCGTGGACAAAGTCTTCCTTACCAGTGTCCTGAATGAAGTGACTGTTGACCTGGAGAAAGTGTCTCTCTTCGCTAGCCCTAACATGGAGATGAAAAATCTTACAATCTTGAAATACAGTTCCCACCGAGCTGCCACCATGGCAAAAAGAATCCTGTGTAAag GTTCTCATTTACTGTTTGGTTGCCAGATCCAGGTAAACTGGATGAAGAactcaataaagaaaaaactgtatTTAAGGACCCTTTTAAAGCCTCATTCCAGTGCTCCTCAAATGAACTTGAATGTGGAGCCTGCACCCAGTGGTGTGGAATGCCTTCGCCTCATCTGTGACCAACTCGGCCAAGGTCAGCCAGTTTACCAAATCAAGTTTCTCAGTCTTGGCTCATGTGGATGGTTGCGATTTTGGTATCAGGTAGTCATACCAAACTATTGTGAGCCGTTTACTGGATATGCCTGGTTGATTGGGGACAAACTCATTCCAACTGACAAGTATGAGCAAGCAAAAGAAATCGTGGCATTAAGGATCCTGGCAAAACTAG gGTACATCGATGACTAG